Below is a window of Mucilaginibacter sp. PAMC 26640 DNA.
GGGTAATTAAAAGTGGCCCAACACCAAAGCCTAAGGCGCTGCCTGCATCCAACAGGATGTATTTATCAGCCGCATAGGCAAAAGCATGATAGCTGAGTTTTGTAATATCCAGTTCGCCGCGAAATGCCTTTTGATTCAGCGTTTCAACATCATCATAAAACACCTCAAAGTCCAGCCCCTCGGTATCTATTTTATGATGGATCAAGGCATCGAAAATAAAGGTATCATTAGGGCAGGGAGAAAATCCGATAGTTAGTTTCATCATGTTTGAAATTGATTGCCAACGGCGCCTAATCATTAGGCAATTGACCAGGCCTGTTAAAGCGACTCCAGCTGCTTCAGCAAATCCACCGCAAATCTATCCAGATTTTTTACAGCAAGCCCTATCTGCCAGTTATCACGGTTACGCCTTTCCACATAATTTGACACAGCCCTGATCTGTATGCAAGGCACGCCGGCCTGGCTGCAGGCATAAAAGAACGCTGCACCTTCCATGCTTTCAATTTGCGGGTTAAGGCGTTTGATCACCCGCTCTATAGATTCTTCATCGCCATGTACGGTATTTACCGTTATGGATTTAGTTTGCTTAAGCGTTTTGTAAAGTGCAGCCGATTTAGACCCACCAAAAATATTAGCTATGGTTTCCGAAGCTTTGAAGGCGCTTTCGCCCAGCCCCATTAAGCTGATGGGCAAAAAGGCATCCGCATCCTCGGCACCCAATTCAGATAATGTATCATAAACCACTTCCACCACTTCTCCAAGCGCTATCGACCTGTCAAAACTGCCTGCTATGCCCAAATTAACAACCAAATCGTATTGATTAAGCGCCAATTCTTTGCCCAGGGCAAAAGCGGTTGCCACCATACCTACGCCCGTAATCAGTAAAGAGTGACTGGTGCCCTGCTGCGACCTTGGCGTAACAAACACACTCTTTTTTTCAGCATCCAGAATGCGAAAGCCGTAGTCCATAATAAAGCCGCCCACTTCCATTCCAGTAGCGGCCACAAATAAAACTTTCATTATTACCCGTATTTTGAGGGCTAAGTTAAAACAACTCGCCTATTTTTGTTTTGTATATTTGCACCATTAATTGCTATGATGATACATATAACGCGCAAGGAACATTTTAACGCCGCACACCGGATGTACCGCGAGGAATGGAGCGCAGAAAAAAACCAGGAAGTATTTGGTAAATGCGCCAATCCAAACTGGCACGGGCATAATTACAACTTGTTTGTAACAGTTAAAGGCGAGGTTACCCATGCTACCGGCTACCTGATGGATTTGAAAGACCTGAAGGTAATCATTAACGAATATGTGATAGAAAAGCTGGATCATAAGAACATTAATCTTGATGTGCCGTTTATGGCCGGAAAAATGGCCTCGACCGAACTGCTCACGATTGAAATTTTCAACCAGCTGAAGGAGCCGATTGAAGCCTACCCGGGTGTATTTCTGCACTCGGTAAGATTATTCGAAACCGAAAATAATTCTGCCGAGTACTTTGGCGGTTAATTCATAAAAATGGATATCGACAACAACATACCCGACAGGGATGAGGGTATAAACGGCTATCAAAAGATAGACAGGTATAATCCGGAGCTGATAAAAAACCTATCCGGTAACTACCACGAAGTTTTAAAGCAAATTGGCGAAAACCCGGAACGGGAAGGCTTGCTGAAAACGCCGGAGCGGATGGCCAAAGCTATGCTGTATCTTACGCATGGATACGATTTAAACGCCAAAGAGATCCTCAACTCGGCTATGTTCAAGGAGGATTACAGCCAAATGGTCATTGTAAAAGACATTGAGGTGTATTCCATGTGCGAGCACCATATGCTGCCATTTTTTGGCAAGGCTCATGTGGCATACATCCCGAATGGCTATGTGGTAGGTTTAAGCAAGATACCGCGGATAGTTGACGTGTTTGCTCGCCGTTTACAGGTGCAAGAACGTTTAACCAATGAAATCCGCGATTGCATCCAGGAAACGCTTAACCCGATAGGTGTTGGCGTAGTTATTGAATGCAGGCATTTGTGCATGAGTATGCGTGGCGTACAAAAGCAAAATTCGGTCACCACCACTTCTGCTTTTACAGGTGAATTCCTGAAAGAGAAAACAAGGACTGAATTCTTAAATTTGATCAGCGCTAAATTAAGCTAGAGCCGCCGTTGCCGCATAAGGTATGATGGGCAGTAACAGGGAGTAGAAAGCAAAAATTATAATTATAACCATTAAAAATTACCCTTCAGAGGGAGACGGTACATGAAAGCATATATTTTCCCTGGACAGGGCGCCCAGTTCCCGGGCATGGGTAAAGACCTTTACGAACAAAGCGAGCAAGCTAAAGAACTGTTTGAAAAAGCAAATGATATTTTAGGCTTCCGTATTACAGATATTATGTTTGAAGGTACCGAAGAAGACCTTAAACAAACGAATGTAACCCAGCCCGCAATTTTTCTGCATTCGGTGATTATGGCCAAAGTCATGACCGGTTTTGAGCCGGAGATGGTTGCCGGGCATTCATTGGGTGAATTTTCATCGTTAGTGGCAACAGGGGCCTTATCTTTTGAAGATGGCTTACGTTTAGTTGCTGCCCGCGCTAATGCTATGCAAAAAGCCTGCGAAATACAGCCGGGTACAATGGCTGCTATTTTAGCACTGGATGATTTTACGGTTGAGGATATCTGCCACCAGGTGAGCGACGTGGTAGTCCCCGCAAACTATAATTGCCCCGGGCAATTGGTTATATCTGGTAGTATTGCCGGTATTGACGCCGCATGCGAAAAAATGCTGGCAGCAGGCGCTAAACGTGCACTTAAATTAAATGTTGGCGGCGCGTTCCACTCACCACTGATGGAAGCAGCGCGCGTTGAGCTGCAGGATGCCATCATAAAAACCGAATTCAATGTACCTGCCTGCCCGGTATATCAAAATATAGATGCCAAACCGCATACCGATGTGGAAGACATCAAGAAAAACC
It encodes the following:
- a CDS encoding 6-pyruvoyl tetrahydrobiopterin synthase; its protein translation is MIHITRKEHFNAAHRMYREEWSAEKNQEVFGKCANPNWHGHNYNLFVTVKGEVTHATGYLMDLKDLKVIINEYVIEKLDHKNINLDVPFMAGKMASTELLTIEIFNQLKEPIEAYPGVFLHSVRLFETENNSAEYFGG
- a CDS encoding GTP cyclohydrolase I; this encodes MDIDNNIPDRDEGINGYQKIDRYNPELIKNLSGNYHEVLKQIGENPEREGLLKTPERMAKAMLYLTHGYDLNAKEILNSAMFKEDYSQMVIVKDIEVYSMCEHHMLPFFGKAHVAYIPNGYVVGLSKIPRIVDVFARRLQVQERLTNEIRDCIQETLNPIGVGVVIECRHLCMSMRGVQKQNSVTTTSAFTGEFLKEKTRTEFLNLISAKLS
- a CDS encoding malonyl CoA-acyl carrier protein transacylase, with amino-acid sequence MKAYIFPGQGAQFPGMGKDLYEQSEQAKELFEKANDILGFRITDIMFEGTEEDLKQTNVTQPAIFLHSVIMAKVMTGFEPEMVAGHSLGEFSSLVATGALSFEDGLRLVAARANAMQKACEIQPGTMAAILALDDFTVEDICHQVSDVVVPANYNCPGQLVISGSIAGIDAACEKMLAAGAKRALKLNVGGAFHSPLMEAARVELQDAIIKTEFNVPACPVYQNIDAKPHTDVEDIKKNLIAQLTGPVRWTQTVEQMLRDGATSFTEVGPGKVLQGLVKKVDKNVPTAAAML